aaatttagatatgaaatccTCTTGACGTTTTGAGTCTTTTACTATATAATTCACTCAAAACGATTCACATTTACTGTACgttaaatttaaagaagaaaaaataacgACATGGAACAAGAAgatggaggaggaggaggaagaggtaGGAAGAAGGAAAAGGAGTCATTCAGGGGTGGAACCACCCCTCTGTTAGGGTGTTCATCCGAACCCCTTCGgcggaaaatattactatttatatatggttaaaattatttttttatatatatatagtagatgtcgaaccccctcgGTTAGTTCATGTGTCtagttcttcaaattttaaacccccttattaaaaatcCTAGCAACGCCACTGGAGTCATTAATGGCGAAAttgaaaagatgaaaaaggTTAGAAGCCATTAATAATGAAATGGGAAGGAGGAACAACAAGGTTTTGACCAATTTcagtaattttgaaattttggctAAATTTTTGGTTAAGCAAATGGCCGAAGGACTATGTTGCATAATTAGTTCGTAAAAAACTGGATGTGGCTTAGTGATCCATAAAGTCTCAAGTTCAAATTAGTAAGTAGATACAAACAAAACCTAGGAACTTTGATAGACAAAGTTAGTTGGTAGGAGGTGATAGACATCTCgtgaaattagtcgaggtgtATAAAAACTAGCTCGAATACCATAAaattaattccttttttttttaaaaaaaaaactcataacaAAACCGGGGCTCCATATTAGCAAACCATGTAGAAAACAAGAACTCCATTCCCTATCCAGTTTTCCCCAAAGGATAAGAAAATAAGCCAGGAAAAGGCTCTATCTTCTTCCTTCTCCTTTCGTTTCTTCAtcaatcaagaatttcaacaatGGCGCAAACTCTAGCAACTCCTGTACTACCTTCCCTCTCCCTTATCTGCAACACATCTTCCATCTCCAAGCACAGTTCCCTCTCTTTTTCCACTCCCACATCTTTTCCAAAGGTACACTTCACTCCCTTCTCTTTTCTTGAAATTTGCAGTAACCAAACGTGGGGTTTGCTGAAGTTTACATTTTTTGAGTAGGAATTGGGATGGGGTTTGtcttttcttgcaattttcTAAGTAACCAAACATGGGGTTTGCTAAagattacattttttttcttacatttttcgAGTAGGAATTGGAATGAGTTTcgtcttttcttaattttttttcagtaacccaacatgatttttttgCTAAAGTTTTCGTTTTTTGAGCTGGGGGATTGAATTGGGGTTgcttaattttcatatttttggacTTTCTTGAGTTGGAATTGAATTTGGTTTGCtgaattttccatttttctgattgttttgagtttgaactgGAATGAGTTTTGTGTAGACTGGAGGTTTGGTTATAAAGTGTGTGCGTGTGGGAGGAGTGGAGGTTCCAAACAACAAAAGGGTTGAGTTCTCTCTGCAATACATTCATGGAATTGGCCGCACCGCTGCACGCCAGATTCTGGTAGACCTTCAAATGGAGAACAAAGTGATGAAAGACATGTCGGAAGAGGAGCTTATCACTCTTCGTGAAGAAGTCTCTAAGTACATGATTGAAGGAGACCTTGTGAGTTTCCTTGCTctaatttatacattttatgtttgttttcgTTCCAGTGTGTATATGCTTATTGAAACTTATATGCTTAGGTAATTTGATTTGGATTTCTAGTTCATGTAATTTTGCTGTGATTGCTGTTTATTTTAGCTCTATAGTTTAACTTGTTGTCATTATGCCATTTGGGGTTCtaagaaatttaattcattttgtctCAAGATAGGAATTGAACCAAAAAAATAGTTTCACTTGAGGGGTATCTTAAATCAATGTTTGGTCCAACTTTTACATGGAAAAAAGCATAGTTGAGCTGAGAACGATGTCTTAAGTTAGTTTCTATCAGATCATGTACTTTAGTAATCTTGCTTTTAATTGGAAGAGTACATTCTTTTGATTTTGACTAGAGTTTCTTGATAATTCATACCTATTAGTTTTACCAACTTTTTCATGGAGTCTGAACTTTGCTTCGAGGGGAAATACATTTCTTAGACTAAATTTTGGATTCCAAATTTTAAACTAGTATGTTGTTTTTGGAGCAGGAAAGCATATTAACCAACATTTTTGGAGGGAAATGACCAATAATCCTACTAAAAGGGAAAAAGGTAGCATTTTGTAGGGAAATGTACTAATTCTGCCAAAAGGAAAAACAAGGTAGCATTGTAGGGAACTGTCTATTTATAACTTTGTGTTAACTCAGTTAGAGGATGGCTCAACTCAATCTTCATGCTCCATAACTTCAACCAAATATAGACTTTCTGTAATCTTTTGTAAAGACACTAATCGACAACAGAATTAGTAACAGATAGATGCCCAATGACTTGCTTTTTTATTGTCCAATTGTTTTTGGATTTTCCTCGAGCGGTTTTTCGTGGCTCTTGCTTTGGTTTAGTTCATCTGAGAATGCCTCCGTTGATTTAACAGAAGAATATAAATTGAAgtctaaaactaaaataaaaaaatgtcatgTACTTGAACTTTTCTCAAGGCGAATTTTAGTGCTTGGTTTTCAGTTAGTAGAGACATTACTCAGTAGTAGCAGTTACCTTCCTAGAGGGTCAGTCTTTAAAAGGTGTTCTTGCTAAGCTACAATTCTGGTCTCTCTATCtgttatatgtattttttattaacttaCCCAAAAAATTGAGGAAGGACGGTTGTAGAATCAAAATTGTTTTTCGcagggtggggggtgggggatTGGGGTTTGCAGTatctcattctttttctttttttacagATATTTGTTTGTATGTCAATTAGTGGAAACTTTTCGTCCTCTATCTATTTGTGCATCATTTGGCCATCTTCTTTGGTTGAAATAGTAGAAATCGTTCAGGGACATACTTTACGTgacttgattttggtgtctttaTATAAATGTAATGCATACTCtttccttttcaatttgtttgtcgtattttcctttttagtccattttaaaaagtatgcctctttcttttttattttgacaactctttagtttcaacttttcatatggcatgtttaagaccacacgATCAAAGGGCATTTTagtacattctacatatctttagtttaaaatCAGAAGATCCAAAAgccttctttactttcttaaactttgtatcAAGTCAAAACCGGACAAACAAATCGAAACGAAGGGAGTATTTGTTAGGTGGGTATGTAGGATCATGGCTTCTATATGCATCATAGCCTTATCCCAAATTAAACAATTCTTATAGAAAAGCAGTTCTTATGGAAATGCATCACAGAAAGAAATCGGTAGCTTGTTTTTAGCAATTGGCAATGTCGATTGAGATTATTGTGTATAAGGTTGTTTGTTTGATTGATGCTTCCTATTTGAAATGGGAAAATGATTATATACTTGTGGTGTTGGCATCAGAGGAGATTCAATGCTCTTGCCATTAGGAGGTTGAAGGAGATTCAGTGCTATAGAGGAGTAAGGCACATCCAAGGATTGCCTTGCAGAGGACAGCGAACAAAGAACAATTGCCGTACTTTGAAGGGCAAGAAAGTTGCAATTGCAGGGAAGAAGAAGGCACCTCGTTAAATCAAGatcaatttttcatttcttttggTAACTAACTTGTAAAAGTTATACCCTATATTCCTATGGCAAACTGTGCATTTGTTTGTTACGAACAGTATTTCcattgaaatcatttttctacATTTCAAGATACGAGTTTCTCAAGAAAGAGTGTTGATGCTTATATTTTGGTTCTTGAGTGAGATGACACATGAAATAAGCATAATCTCTTTCTCAAATCTTGTTAAATGTGTTTTCATGTGGAGTAATTGCGAATTTACGTCATTCTGACTAGATGATTTGGTTGACAGAAGAAAGGTTTGTTAAGTAACGTATGGTGTCATAATAATTGTTGTTGATGTAACGACCTATGAAGTGCAGTCCCTATCTATGAGCCTTGGTTGAAGCTTCAAGTTCAGTCATGTGTTTGGGTCAAGTATTTGCATTAGTGTGATACCAAAGTTCTACAATTTGAGTCATAGCATTGTTAACTGATGTAATGACCCGTTAGATCATTTTGAGAACTAAATAAAAGCATAGAGTTTGTGGCACCTTTTTATCAAACGAGATCTAGCTTGCCTTTAGCTCACATGCATGAGCATGAAAGTTAAGTCCCACCCCTTTAGTACACAAGAAGGTTCACCTTTCTCAATGTTTCTTGAAGGCTATGACTTCTTTTTTTCACAATAGTGATGTTCAGATTGATTTATACGTATTTCACTATTTTACTATGTACTTGCTACCTCACACTAGCATTGATTGATGATGGTGTAGTCTGTATCATATTCAATATTGTCACGACCCCAGAAGAACTCTCTAAGTTATCCTTTCTAAGGTTTCTGGAAGATTGTGCATTTAACTTGAAGAAAATCTTTGGTAGAGTTTTTCATTTTCAAGATGAGAGTCCCTAAGAGCCCTCTTAAGTTATCCTTTAACAAACAGATTGCTCACCAATAAATGATATATTGGTATTTCCTGCACccccatttttttattttttggttttgaaCGAGAGTTTTGGTGTAACTAGTAAAGTTGTTGCCATGTAACTAGGAGGTCACGACTTTAAACTAACAAACGTGAATAGTTTAGGGAGATTTTGATGTATCAACTCTTGCAAAATCGAGTTAGAATTAATGTTTCGATTTTTACAATTGAGACAACCTTTATCCATTCTAAGTACATTaaactaaaactgaaaaaaaagaatataccAAACATTCCAAAGTTTTGCAACCATTTTGTTCGTAATATTTTCATTTCATACCGTCAATAAATACTAATATTTCACCAGCCGTAACTATAAGAATAAAAACATACCAACAATACAAAATATGGATTTATAAACACTCAAAATTTAAGTGTTACAtcaataaaacagtaaaaaccaaaattttcaggcaatttttttttttagaaatccAAGAAAATGACATTCCAACAAGagcattttgcaatttaaagaGATTGTTATGTTAAATTTGCAGCTCCTCTTTCCTTTTCAAGGCATACACCCACCCACCCCACTTCTCATTTGAAGGTAAGCAACTTGTTATTCCATCTCTTGCTTTTCTTATCCTTCAAGTGATAAGCCTTAGGTTGTTGGGTGATAGCAGTGCTTACactgtttggatggttgttacgtaTTGTTTTATAATGTATCGTACTGTATTTTGTTAACAAATACAACGTTTGGAGAGACTATACCCTTTTCCGTTGCTACATAATGTTACATATCAACTATTTGAAGGACAAACCTACAAGAAAAATAACGTACATGGAAGAACTactactacaaaaaaaaaaaatagtgtaaaagataaaataagattattaaataataagtaaaagacaaaatgaagagaaaaagaGGTAACGACGCGGTCACGCCAAATAGACCATTGGACAAAATGAAACTTTTCTTTGTTACCTAATGATGAATtaaacgatacaatacaataaaatttaagtaacaatcaaaacaaactttgtatttaaactaacaacaaAACGGAATACAATAGGTaataacaaccatccaaacaagctgTTAGAATGTCAAGTACTTGTCATAAGCTAACTTCTCATTTGCTTTGTACATACTCCAACAGGATTCTCAAACAACTCTATCTATCTCCTCTTTCCAATATATTTCtatatctattttttctttcttcttctttctccttcaGATGGTTGTGTTTGAATGCCTAATTATTCTGTAGTTTTCgagttgttttgttttttttatcattaatttCTCTACAACTTATTCTTTTCTCCATCAAAGTTTACTGTCTTATCAAATGTAATACATCATTGAACACACAAGCAAGCATCTGAATCTATTGAAAGAACAGTAATCATGCCTTTTGGTTTGGTGTCAGTGTGGAACAAACGTAGGAGAAGCAAGTCTGAGGATATGCTAAATCCTTGTATGTTTCAGCCTTGTTGTATCCTTCCCCTTCTTAATATAGCAGCAATGTTTATCATGCTATTGTGATTGCCTGTGCTGCATCATATTACTTCACAGAGTTGCATATAGCCTCTGCATGTTATAAAATCCAACATGATTGTTTTCAGGGATATATAAACCTGTAGAATATTGGCAAATCGAAGACCAGAATCCACCTGCAGCAAAGAGACGCCATGGATCATCAGTTTTCACACTCAAAGAAATGGAGGAGGCAACAAATTCCTTTAGTGATGACAATCTACTTGGAAAAGGAGGGTTCGGTCGAGTTTATAAGGGCACACTTCGGTCTGGAGAGGTAAGACAAACAAGTTAAAGGAGAGAATTTCACATTGGTCGTTTATTTTCTTCGTGTTTCACTTGAGAAAGTTATAACAAATTAGATGATTAAACCCTCATGTGTGTCTCATCTAGTGTAACACTGGAAACTTGAGAAAGCAGATCAACTAATATAGACTTTGATTGTTTTGCCAATTGAAAGATTGTAGCAATCAAGAAAATGGATCTACCTTCATTCAAGGAAGCAGAAGGCGAGCGTGAGTTTCGTGTGGAAGTCGATATTTTGAGCAGACTGGATCATCCTAATCTGGTATCACTAATAGGCTATTGTGCAGATGGAAAGCACAGATTTCTAGTCTATGAGTATATGCACAAGGGGAACCTTCAAGATCATTTAA
The DNA window shown above is from Solanum stenotomum isolate F172 chromosome 6, ASM1918654v1, whole genome shotgun sequence and carries:
- the LOC125867043 gene encoding 30S ribosomal protein S13, chloroplastic, coding for MAQTLATPVLPSLSLICNTSSISKHSSLSFSTPTSFPKTGGLVIKCVRVGGVEVPNNKRVEFSLQYIHGIGRTAARQILVDLQMENKVMKDMSEEELITLREEVSKYMIEGDLRRFNALAIRRLKEIQCYRGVRHIQGLPCRGQRTKNNCRTLKGKKVAIAGKKKAPR